A genomic segment from Torulaspora delbrueckii CBS 1146 chromosome 3, complete genome encodes:
- the TDEL0C03700 gene encoding uncharacterized protein (similar to Saccharomyces cerevisiae YJL163C; ancestral locus Anc_1.183) — MEQQHDEARIFIDEGPDYVAEQAGIAVLESVMDHEQPAHESEEMRWLREARIKHQHLSSFQRPSLAILCCLLMLISLAETLCITPMISLTMKKVCEGIMTANGDVLDSAQEMHCDPKKVQTIMSGISSTILILTGLSFTFTSGTWGEFSDRVGRVRIFGYMALLKVIGNGVHLWALLPSTPYNKWVIILAGSVSSLSGGMLALLANANSYIADIAEPDQRAMSMSIMMSTVYGTMGLGPIVGSLLVKFFSEGDRLPIYLSLIVGTIATLSCFTVIKEPRHDDALKLSQATFMERRESISSTRSSGSHFSAKMKSFSRLQLLRLIDVFSSLKKLWLKPTARGSLAPRYTVLLLIVIDILFLSITVGSLPTLVLFATYQYGWRSVELGYFISISGLGRAAVLLVLSPCLIHLLKKRYKPLSFSVDRIDIICIMISLAFLIMSFLTALIGLGHEGSLFACATLQALSAFCSPALQSAIIKYCSKKFTGQCFGAIALIRSVVMLIVPPTLLRIYGATVSFKPELFLYIPLMSGISALILSSFLRIVDDKEELRRDSEVNVTYPSKPLQSRKDSPNSKP; from the coding sequence ATGGAACAGCAGCATGATGAGGCTAGGATatttattgatgaaggacCAGATTATGTAGCAGAGCAAGCTGGTATTGCTGTACTGGAGAGTGTGATGGATCATGAACAACCTGCCCATGAAAGCGAAGAAATGCGATGGCTCAGAGAAGCTCGTATAAAGCATCAACACCTAAGTAGCTTTCAGAGACCTAGTTTGGCAATATTGTGTTGTTTGCTAATGCTGATATCTTTGGCAGAGACTTTATGTATAACTCCAATGATCTcattgacgatgaagaaagtaTGTGAAGGGATTATGACCGCCAATGGTGATGTTTTAGATTCGGCGCAAGAAATGCATTGTGACCCCAAGAAGGTTCAAACTATTATGTCAGGAATCAGTTCGACTATCCTGATATTGACAGGGCTATCGTTCACATTTACATCTGGAACTTGGGGAGAGTTTTCAGATAGAGTGGGAAGAGTAAGGATCTTCGGCTATATGGCTCTGCTTAAGGTAATTGGAAATGGGGTTCATCTTTGGGCATTGCTACCCTCCACTCCTTACAATAAATGGGTTATTATATTGGCAGGATCAGTATCATCTTTGAGTGGGGGGATGCTAGCCCTATTAGCCAATGCAAACAGTTACATTGCGGACATCGCTGAACCCGATCAACGAGCCATGTCCATGAGTATTATGATGAGTACCGTATATGGGACCATGGGACTGGGGCCTATTGTAGGTTCGTTGCTTGTTAAATTCTTCAGTGAGGGCGATCGTCTGCCTATTTATTTATCACTTATTGTTGGGACAATTGCTACTCTATCGTGCTTTACTGTCATCAAGGAACCCCGCCACGATGACGCACTAAAGCTTTCTCAAGCCACGTTTATGGAGAGAAGAGAGAGTATTTCTAGTACAAGGTCAAGCGGCTCTCATTTTTCAGCAAAGATGAAATCTTTTAGCAGGTTACAACTGCTCCGTTTGATTGATGTGTTTTCCTCGCTTAAGAAGCTATGGCTGAAGCCAACGGCTCGTGGATCACTTGCGCCACGTTATACCGTGCTACTTTTGATAGTCATCGACATTCTATTTCTGAGTATTACTGTAGGGTCATTACCTACCCTGGTATTATTCGCTACGTACCAGTACGGCTGGCGCTCAGTGGAACTGGGCTACTTTATCTCCATTTCAGGGTTGGGCAGGGCCGCTGTACTACTCGTCCTTTCACCGTGCTTGATACATCTATTGAAAAAACGTTACAAGCCTTTGAGTTTCTCGGTCGATCGAATCGATATCATCTGTATTATGATTTCTCTGGCGTTCCTCATCATGAGCTTCTTGACTGCCCTCATAGGTCTAGGGCACGAAGGGTCTCTGTTTGCATGTGCAACTTTGCAAGCATTGAGTGCCTTTTGTTCACCCGCGTTACAATCCGCTATAATCAAGTACTGCTCAAAGAAATTCACGGGGCAGTGTTTTGGTGCAATAGCATTGATCAGATCCGTCGTAATGCTCATCGTACCTCCCACGTTGTTGAGAATTTACGGAGCCACCGTTTCTTTCAAGCCGGAGCTATTTCTCTACATCCCACTGATGAGTGGTATCTCGGCCTTAATTCTCTCAAGTTTCCTACGCATAGTGGATGATAAGGAAGAACTAAGAAGAGATTCAGAGGTAAATGTGACCTATCCCTCCAAGCCCTTGCAAAGTAGAAAGGACTCGCCCAATTCGAAGCCTTAG
- the MRP49 gene encoding mitochondrial 54S ribosomal protein mL61 (similar to Saccharomyces cerevisiae MRP49 (YKL167C); ancestral locus Anc_1.181), translated as MSSVAKQLKYLNRISFTTKEAQILINPSKYAGIKLTFQAQNHNGHMGARKFWRQYLPTLQFYNPGLKIDVVRIDNKDTKRAGVPCILEIVSKEDKVLDQIDMKNKKDDTIMNDLLQRLDFEPIPEESLIKV; from the coding sequence ATGTCCAGTGTAGCGAAGCAattgaagtatttgaatAGAATAAGCTTCACAACAAAGGAGGCCCAAATATTGATTAACCCTTCAAAATATGCGGGGATCAAGCTAACTTTCCAAGCACAAAACCACAATGGACATATGGGAGCTAGAAAGTTCTGGCGTCAATACCTGCCTACTTTACAATTCTACAATCCAGGTTTGAAGATCGACGTTGTGAGGATCGACAATAAAGATACGAAAAGAGCCGGAGTTCCATGTATTTTGGAGATAGTTTCTAAAGAAGATAAGGtccttgatcaaattgatatgaaaaacaagaaagatgataCAATTATGAATGACCTGCTGCAAAGGCTAGATTTCGAGCCCATCCCAGAAGAATCGCTAATAAAAGTCTAA
- the TDEL0C03710 gene encoding cAMP-dependent protein kinase (similar to Saccharomyces cerevisiae TPK1 (YJL164C) and TPK3 (YKL166C); ancestral locus Anc_1.182), with protein MYIDPQKNNQVRKLDIPGIHKKENMSEEHVRDDDGLTAEQREQHLTLKKLSEQVRASEREKEARNEQQQREAQSSDGSQAKNATPVMRGKNTSGKYCLTDFQILRTLGTGSFGRVHLVRSNHNGRFYALKVLKKQTIVKLKQVEHTNDERRMLSVVSHPFLIRMWGTFQDAEQVFMVMDYIEGGELFSLLRKSQRFPNPVAKFYAAEVCLALEYLHANEIIYRDLKPENILLDRNGHIKITDFGFAKYVPDVTYTLCGTPDYIAPEVISTKPYNKSVDWWSFGIYIYEMLAGYTPFYDANAMKTYENILNAELKFPPFFNADAQDLLSKLIERDLSKRLGNLQNGSEDVKNHPWFSEVVWEKLLSRNIETPYEPPIQQGQGDTSQFDRYPEEEINYGVEGDDPYADLFKDF; from the coding sequence ATGTATATTGATCCTCAAAAGAATAATCAAGTTCGTAAGTTGGATATACCAGGCATTCAtaagaaagagaatatgAGCGAGGAACATGTCAGAGATGACGACGGTTTAACTGCTGAACAACGGGAACAACATCTcacattgaagaagttgagcGAACAAGTACGGGCATCCGAGCGAGAAAAAGAGGCTCGTAATGAGCAGCAACAGCGGGAAGCACAATCATCGGATGGTTCACAAGCAAAGAATGCCACTCCAGTAATGCGTGGGAAAAACACATCGGGGAAATATTGTTTAACTGATTTCCAAATCTTACGAACTTTGGGGACAGGTTCCTTTGGAAGAGTGCATTTGGTCCGCTCCAATCATAACGGAAGATTCTATGCGCTGAAagtcttgaagaaacaaacTATcgtgaaattgaagcaagtAGAGCACACAAACGATGAACGTAGAATGCTCTCTGTCGTATCACACCCTTTTCTCATCCGAATGTGGGGAACTTTCCAGGATGCGGAACAAGTTTTCATGGTTATGGATTATATTGAAGGTGGTGAACTATTCTCGTTGCTTCGTAAGAGCCAAAGATTTCCAAACCCAGTAGCGAAGTTCTACGCGGCGGAAGTTTGCTTGGCGCTGGAATACTTACATGCAAACGAGATCATCTACAGGGATTTGAAGCCGGAAAATATACTGCTTGATAGAAATGGTCACATCAAGATCACTGATTTTGGTTTCGCAAAATACGTACCAGATGTGACGTATACTCTGTGTGGTACTCCTGACTATATCGCTCCCGAAGTGATAAGTACAAAACCTTACAACAAGTCAGTAGATTGGTGGAGTTTCGGTATATACATCTATGAGATGTTAGCCGGTTATACCCCATTTTACGATGCAAACGCTATGAAGACTTATGAAAACATTTTAAACGCAGAATTGAAGTTCCCTCCGTTTTTCAATGCCGATGCTCAGGACCTACTTTCGAAATTGATAGAGAGGGACTTGAGTAAGCGTTTAGGTAACTTACAAAACGGATCCGAAGACGTGAAAAACCATCCTTGGTTCAGCGAAGTAGTATGGGAAAAGCTGCTCTCAAGAAACATAGAGACACCGTACGAACCACCAATCCAACAGGGTCAAGGTGACACTTCGCAGTTCGATAGATACcctgaggaagaaatcaactACGGTGTCGAAGGGGACGATCCGTATGCAGATCTATTTAAAGACTTCTAG
- the TDEL0C03730 gene encoding LrgB family protein — protein MRRTETIRPKDRKYEALVRHWLIFKQFVVLRRRLLFRTYVLTPLGVILVMALLYGVDRLIKNCIKITFPASVAVMLINFAFMCILASFRRPYIDFYLNVIDVPLSWALRWMNVFFTPAFVTLPLSPWISYKEALLIVAVFVIGYLISFALLSYITMLGQKVTRSFKLKSIFVRQDELHNGMQEGSSFAPPSTHKRSSSTSSDIGEEEPVNGNESTNSSIRIFYAESDEMEPHDPLLDLANNSGISLSQLNSRATSGLHSIVSPKHLPSDTIEPGEEAIEIGPSRRTVTNGPSQNHHISNGTFLRKLKPVIHKNPEVHSAMTVSSSESPNICQRAITRQYSKQIDLYFSISMWDAHLHHILYGLGFFATIFTYYFQWYTTPFHLFTAVCMFMIVTDSEYIVNRPKLKKFAHPVICSMALTWIVMLISVMIKHRKVVYFLRELRSYKTGRNYLRLFDNDNYGYHQWPGAGDIFSSCMDVSIVGLSLPMYTYRKDLKRHFFSMVPPILIFTAATLFLNPLICYKIGISSKRAIGFAGRSVTLALGTPLIANLDGDQTVMAVTTVMSGVIGALTGGRMFDFIRVPEDDYVTRGLALGCNCGAIATAYLLGVDRRAAAISSLSFVCYGALMVILSAIGPIKHFVHQLVGLN, from the coding sequence ATGAGACGTACCGAAACAATTCGGCCAAAAGATCGCAAATATGAGGCGTTGGTGCGACACTGGTTGATTTTCAAGCAATTTGTAGTACTGAGACGTCGCCTGCTATTCCGTACATATGTGCTTACACCTCTGGGTGTGATATTAGTGATGGCTTTACTATATGGGGTCGACCGATTGATTAAAAACTGTATCAAGATTACTTTCCCGGCAAGTGTGGCAGTCatgttgataaattttGCCTTTATGTGCATACTAGCATCGTTCAGGAGACCGTACATTGATTTTTACCTTAATGTTATTGATGTCCCATTAAGTTGGGCACTTCGATGGATGAACGTTTTCTTTACCCCAGCATTTGTTACTCTACCATTGAGTCCTTGGATATCATATAAGGAGGCTTTACTAATAGTCGCGGTCTTTGTGATAGGATACCTGATATCTTTTGCCTTGCTTTCATACATCACCATGCTGGGGCAAAAGGTGACGAGATCTTTTAAATTGAAGTCGATCTTTGTCCGACAAGATGAATTACATAATGGGATGCAGGAAGGTTCCAGTTTTGCCCCACCATCTACTCACAAGCGGAGCAGTAGTACGTCTAGTGATATTGGGGAAGAAGAACCCGTAAACGGCAATGAATCGACTAACTCTTCTATTCGAATTTTTTACGCGGAATCTGATGAGATGGAACCACACGATCCACTGCTCGATTTGGCTAACAACTCTGGCATATCACTTTCACAGCTCAATTCAAGAGCTACTTCAGGACTCCACTCCATTGTATCTCCGAAGCACCTACCTAGTGACACTATTGAGCCAGGCGAAGAGGCTATTGAGATTGGACCATCACGTAGAACAGTGACTAACGGCCCTTCGCAAAATCATCACATTTCGAATGGTACTTTTTTAAGGAAATTGAAACCAGTAATACACAAAAATCCGGAGGTTCACTCAGCAATGACGGTAAGTTCATCAGAAAGCCCCAATATCTGCCAGCGTGCGATCACCAGACAGTACTCAAAACAAATCGATCTTTATTTTTCGATCAGTATGTGGGATGCTCATTTGCACCATATCCTTTATGGACTTGGATTTTTCGCAACCATTTTCACATACTATTTCCAATGGTACACTACGCCATTCCATTTGTTCACAGCCGTTTGCATGTTTATGATAGTGACAGATTCTGAATACATTGTTAATCGTCCCAAACTGAAAAAGTTCGCGCATCCAGTCATTTGTTCAATGGCATTAACCTGGATTGTCATGCTAATTTCTGTCATGATCAAACATAGGAAAGTGGTTTACTTTCTGCGAGAGCTCAGGAGCTATAAGACTGGCCGCAATTATCTACGCTTGTTTGACAATGACAACTACGGCTACCACCAGTGGCCAGGTGCTGGTGACATCTTTTCAAGTTGCATGGACGTTTCGATCGTCGGGCTATCGTTACCAATGTATACCTATCGCAAAGATCTGAAAAGGCATTTTTTCAGCATGGTACCGCCAATTCTAATATTCACAGCAGCTACCTTGTTTCTCAACCCATTGATTTGTTACAAGATTGGAATATCGTCGAAGCGAGCTATCGGATTTGCAGGTCGAAGTGTCACTTTAGCCCTCGGGACTCCACTGATAGCTAATCTAGACGGCGATCAAACCGTCATGGCTGTCACAACCGTAATGAGTGGGGTCATAGGTGCCCTAACAGGAGGACGCATGTTCGACTTCATCAGGGTCCCAGAAGATGACTACGTAACAAGAGGTCTCGCACTGGGCTGCAATTGTGGCGCAATTGCCACTGCGTATCTACTGGGAGTTGACAGAAGAGCAGCTGCCATTAGTTCGCTTTCTTTTGTCTGCTACGGTGCGCTCATGGTCATTCTCAGTGCCATCGGCCCCATCAAGCATTTCGTGCACCAATTGGTTGGCTTAAACTAA
- the TDEL0C03740 gene encoding uncharacterized protein (similar to Saccharomyces cerevisiae HAL5 (YJL165C) and KKQ8 (YKL168C); ancestral locus Anc_1.180) encodes MGSSEERNPRSASVKRTRSLSESIKGIFKGGSSSGHAQHPGSPSETPPAILKKNSSRLGNITINKEAELSSSRGAPIQAPTSPLQTPIAPRQSNLGVPKLSKLSLSQPSQPSSSDNDHASPPPNLSEEEEFARARHSSGRRSDEEQRGRDVSREGRQRPKQPESKSYNAQQSSEQEDSGLIDSVLENDDNDNSIREERSSSTEAHANRARASSSAVRSGSLKRMGSTSSATSSNQGYPRGRHRADTFSASSLPRFNERESKCILQVDNFKVYENGFHEHNLKITSLISDTNDGNDGLSKQKSGFSLSGIFKPHKEDKKLDNALSLIPTGTLSLSQRIDKARSQAMERNGDSIDEADEESSGDVAKGQTEDTRTPKIVNPNAAVGTEELKLINTLSEKIHLALNGKSSKIEGDEKTREDPPTKFHDQYGKPIGVIGHGAYGVVKICSRPLTANDAEPYPTYSNGKRLFFAVKELRPKPNYQVEKFSTRITSEFIIGHSLSRCHKKGDAPAPNILKVLDLLEAQDAFVEVMEFCPSGDLYNLLTRKSKNGTALQPLEADCFMKQLLHGVQFMHSHGVAHCDLKPENILFHPDGLLKICDFGTSCVFQTAWEKQVHFQSGTMGSEPYVAPEEFIHGKEYDARQADCWSCGVVYCTMVLGHYLWKVAARGKDPLYDSFIDEMSEHNEFYVFEEMRHVNNEINRLRRIALYQIFQIDPNKRITVSDLLQTAWMRRTKCCVFYKPVDKER; translated from the coding sequence ATGGGTTCAAgcgaagaaagaaatccTAGAAGTGCTTCTGTCAAAAGAACTAGATCACTCTCAGAATCTATTAAAGGGATATTCAAGGGAGGGAGCAGCAGTGGGCATGCGCAGCATCCCGGTTCTCCCAGTGAAACACCTCCCGctattttgaagaagaatagtAGTCGTTTGGGAAATATAACCATCAACAAGGAGGCAGAGTTAAGCTCTTCAAGAGGGGCTCCTATTCAGGCTCCGACCTCTCCTCTTCAGACACCTATAGCACCTCGGCAATCAAATCTTGGTGTACCAAAGCTATCAAAGTTATCCTTGTCCCAACCTTCACAACCATCTAGCTCTGATAATGATCATGCCTCTCCACCTCCCAACTTGagtgaagaggaagaatttGCTAGAGCTAGGCATTCTTCTGGTAGACGAagcgatgaagaacaacgTGGAAGGGACGTATCAAGAGAAGGTAGACAGCGGCCAAAACAACCAGAAAGTAAGAGCTACAATGCCCAACAAAGCTCCGAACAAGAAGACAGTGGATTGATCGATTCTGTGCTCgagaatgatgataatgacAACAGTATCAGGGAAGAGCGTAGTAGTAGCACCGAGGCCCACGCAAATCGCGCGCGTGCCAGCAGTTCAGCGGTGAGGTCTGGCTCTTTGAAAAGGATGGGGTCTACATCATCAGCTACATCCTCTAACCAAGGCTACCCTCGGGGCAGACATCGTGCTGACACTTTTAGTGCATCCAGCTTGCCTCGATTTAATGAGAGGGAGTCTAAATGCATTTTGCAAGttgacaatttcaaagtttaCGAGAATGGTTTCCATGAACATAATCTTAAAATCACTTCACTGATATCGGATACTAATGACGGTAACGACGGACTCTCTAAACAAAAGTCTGGTTTTTCTTTGTCTGGGATATTTAAACCTCATAAGGAGGATAAAAAGCTGGATAATGCATTATCTCTTATTCCAACGGGTACATTGTCATTATCTCAAAGGATAGATAAGGCAAGAAGTCAAGCGATGGAAAGGAATGGCGATAGCATTGACGAGGCAGACGAAGAAAGCAGCGGAGATGTAGCCAAGGGCCAAACAGAAGACACTAGGACTCCAAAAATCGTCAATCCAAATGCAGCTGTTGGTACGGAAGAGTTAAAGTTAATCAATACCCTGTCTGAGAAGATTCATCTTGCTTTGAATGGTAAGTCGTCTAAAattgaaggtgatgaaaAGACAAGAGAAGACCCTCCTACCAAATTTCATGATCAGTATGGGAAACCCATTGGAGTTATTGGTCACGGTGCCTACGGTGTGGTGAAGATATGCTCAAGACCACTAACGGCGAACGACGCGGAGCCATATCCAACGTACTCGAATGGCAAAAGGCTGTTCTTCGCCGTCAAAGAGTTAAGGCCGAAGCCGAATTATCAGGTTGAAAAGTTCAGTACAAGAATCACTTCTGAATTTATCATTGGTCACTCGCTGAGCAGGTGCCATAAGAAAGGAGACGCACCTGCGCCCAATATCTTAAAAGTACTAGATCTTTTAGAAGCTCAGGATGCTTTCGTGGAAGTTATGGAGTTTTGCCCATCTGGTGATTTATACAATCTATTGACAAGGAAATCAAAAAACGGCACTGCCTTACAACCACTTGAAGCCGATTGTTTCATGAAGCAATTGCTACATGGTGTCCAATTTATGCACAGTCACGGTGTGGCCCATTGTGATCTGAAACCCGAGAATATATTGTTCCATCCAGATGGTTTGCTTAAAATCTGTGATTTTGGTACCAGTTGCGTCTTTCAAACTGCTTGGGAGAAGCAAGTTCATTTCCAGTCAGGCACAATGGGGTCAGAACCCTATGTCGCACCAGAGGAGTTCATTCACGGTAAGGAATATGATGCCAGACAGGCTGATTGTTGGAGCTGTGGTGTAGTTTACTGCACTATGGTACTGGGACACTATTTATGGAAAGTTGCAGCACGAGGTAAGGACCCATTGTACGATTCCTTTATCGATGAAATGTCAGAGCATAATGAATTTtatgtctttgaagagatgagGCATGTCAACAATGAAATCAATCGCTTGAGAAGGATAGCATTATATCAAATATTCCAGATCGATCCTAATAAAAGGATAACAGTAAGCGATCTGTTGCAAACAGCTTGGATGAGGCGGACCAAATGTTGCGTCTTTTACAAACCCGTTgataaagaaagatga
- the MCD4 gene encoding mannose-ethanolamine phosphotransferase MCD4 (similar to Saccharomyces cerevisiae MCD4 (YKL165C); ancestral locus Anc_1.184), producing MWNRHRLILITVGVLFHLFYLWSIFDIYFVSPLVHGMNQYQSTDNPPAKRLFLIVGDGLRADTTFDLITHPTSGKTEYLAPYIRSLVLNNATYGISHTRMPTESRPGHVAMIAGFYEDVSAVTKGWKENPVDFDSFFNQSAHTYSFGSPDILPMFKEGASDPSRVDTWTYGHEFEDFTQSSIELDAYVFRHLDDLFHNSTRDSTLNDEIRGDGNVVFLHLLGCDTAGHSYRPYSAEYYDNVKYIDDQVSMLSDKVRSFFGDDDTAFIFTADHGMSAFGSHGDGHPNNTRTPLVAWGAGLNKPLKNDYPVFDNYTFTWGLEDVQRHDVKQADIASLMSYLIGVNYPANSVGELPLAYIDGKESDKLHALYKNARSILEQYLVKEKEIIESQFTYKEYHKFAHRPYQKYLSDIEGLIDRIAQGENDLAPEAIYLTEELMTTTLEGLQYLTTYNWRFIRTIVTFGFVGWITYAFIIFLKLYILENNFADYSTSAGNLFLFGALGVLLNWVLYYQRSPFNFYMYLMFPLYLWSKIFTNNTILREGLKEFLKGTSFMQRVAVAMAIFAVYEGIVYGFFHRWIFTIIFNVLAFYPIYCGVSQVSTNLGWILTSVFLSTFTLYDAVKIESLDQITVAGILIILTSIYALKNVFKSIGYYTFFLLLMQISMVIAMLLVTQKSVTSLQNRQGLPRDAQIGGWSICFISLFILPIFHYLNPNNDYKVRLLTIYLTFAPAFIILTISFESLFYVVFTAYLVQWIEIEYHIKQLKSHDNHLQLLRVALIGFFLLQIAFFGTGNVASISSFSLDSVYRLLPIFDPFPMGALLMLKLIVPYVLLSTALGILNLKLNIKDYTISSLIISTSDILSLNFFYLLKTEGSWLDIGVTISNYCLAILSSLFMLLLEIIGHVLLKNVTIQRKVDKIKKQS from the coding sequence atgTGGAACAGGCATAGGCTGATACTCATTACCGTTGGAGTTTTGTTCCATTTGTTCTATTTATGGTCTATTTTTGACATTTACTTTGTTTCGCCTTTGGTTCATGGTATGAACCAATACCAGAGTACAGACAACCCTCCGGCAAAACGACTGTTCCTCATCGTCGGTGATGGATTACGTGCTGATACTAcgtttgatttgatcacTCACCCAACTTCGGGAAAAACCGAATACCTGGCTCCATACATCAGATCTCTAGTTCTTAACAATGCCACGTATGGAATTTCACACACTAGAATGCCAACTGAATCTCGCCCAGGCCATGTTGCAATGATTGCTGGTTTTTATGAAGATGTTAGTGCTGTTACTAAGGGGTGGAAGGAGAACCCTGTCGATTTTGatagtttcttcaaccagtCGGCGCATACATACTCCTTCGGTTCCCCAGATATTCTTCCAATGTTTAAGGAAGGGGCTTCAGATCCTAGCAGAGTAGATACGTGGACCTATGGCCATGAGTTTGAGGATTTCACTCAGTCATCTATTGAGCTGGATGCATATGTGTTCAGACACCTGGATGACCTTTTCCACAACTCGACCAGAGATTCAACTTTGAATGATGAGATCAGAGGAGACGGGAATGttgtttttcttcatttgCTAGGTTGCGATACTGCTGGTCATTCCTATAGACCTTATTCCGCAGAATACTACGATAATGTTAAGTACATTGATGATCAAGTTTCGATGTTGAGTGATAAAGTCAGAAGCTTctttggtgatgatgatacgGCTTTCATCTTTACCGCTGATCATGGTATGAGTGCGTTCGGCTCTCATGGAGATGGTCACCCAAATAACACAAGGACACCATTGGTCGCCTGGGGAGCAGGTTTAAACAAACCCTTGAAAAATGACTATCCAGTTTTCGACAATTACACTTTCACTTGGGGCTTGGAAGATGTTCAGCGTCATGATGTGAAGCAAGCAGATATTGCTTCATTAATGTCTTACTTAATAGGTGTCAATTATCCGGCAAACTCGGTTGGTGAGCTACCTTTGGCTTACATTGACGGCAAAGAGAGTGATAAATTGCATGCTCTATACAAAAATGCCCGTAGCATTTTGGAACAGTACCTAGTaaaggagaaagagatcATCGAGTCGCAATTCACTTACAAAGAGTACCACAAGTTTGCTCACAGGCCTTATCAGAAATACTTATCTGATATTGAAGGCTTGATCGATAGAATAGCTCAAGGTGAGAATGACTTGGCACCCGAAGCCATATATTTGACAGAGGAATTGATGACGACAACGTTAGAAGGATTACAGTATCTGACTACTTATAATTGGAGATTTATCAGAACCATCGTGACCTTTGGGTTTGTCGGTTGGATCACTTATGCATTCATAATTTTCCTGAAGCTTTATATTCTGGAAAACAATTTCGCAGACTACAGCACGTCAGCCGGTAACCTCTTCCTTTTTGGTGCTCTGGGAGTTCTTCTCAACTGGGTTTTGTattatcaaagatctcCTTTCAACTTTTACATGTACCTGATGTTTCCGCTATATCTATGGAGTAAGATCTTCACTAATAATACCATCCTACGCGAAGGTCTCAAAGAGTTCCTCAAGGGTACTTCTTTCATGCAAAGAGTTGCTGTTGCGATGGCGATTTTTGCAGTTTATGAAGGAATAGTTTATGGATTCTTTCATCGTTGGATTTTTACCATCATTTTCAATGTCCTAGCATTCTATCCGATTTACTGCGGTGTTTCTCAGGTATCAACTAATTTGGGATGGATCCTTACTAGCGTCTTCCTATCTACATTCACTCTTTATGATGCAGTGAAGATTGAAAGCTTGGATCAAATTACTGTGGCAGGCATTTTAATTATACTGACCTCCATTTACGCTCTGAAAAATGTTTTTAAGAGTATTGGATACTACACCTTTTTCTTGCTTCTAATGCAAATTTCAATGGTCATCGCAATGCTCTTGGTTACCCAAAAATCTGTCACATCGCTTCAGAACAGACAAGGTCTACCTCGCGATGCACAAATAGGTGGGTGGTCGATCTGCTTCATATCGCTCTTCATTTTACCTATTTTCCACTATTTGAATCCGAATAATGACTATAAAGTCAGACTTCTAACGATATACTTGACTTTTGCACCCGCCTTCATTATCCTGACAATCTCTTTCGAGTCACTTTTCTACGTTGTCTTCACAGCTTATCTTGTCCAATGGATTGAGATAGAGTACCATATCAAACAGCTGAAATCTCATGATAACCACCTACAGCTCCTAAGGGTTGCGCTCATCGGTTTTTTCCTGCTACAGATAGCATTTTTTGGCACAGGTAATGTGGCTTCAATTTCGTCATTCTCCCTGGACTCCGTCTATAGACTGTTACCAATCTTTGATCCCTTTCCCATGGGAGCTCTGCTAATGCTGAAGTTGATTGTTCCATACGTTCTCCTATCCACAGCACTAGGAATTCTGAATCTCAAATTGAACATCAAAGACTATACAATCTCATCTTTGATCATTTCTACCAGTGACATCCTATCTTTAAATTTTTTctatttgttgaagacaGAAGGTTCCTGGCTAGATATAGGTGTCACTATATCCAATTACTGTTTGGCAATTCTTTCGTCCCTCTTCATGCTATTACTCGAGATCATTGGCCATGTTTTGCTGAAAAACGTCACCATACAGAGAAAAGTCGATAAGATCAAGAAACAGTCTTAA